The Flavobacteriales bacterium genome includes a window with the following:
- the truA gene encoding tRNA pseudouridine(38-40) synthase TruA, whose protein sequence is MSNTQRYFIRFAYNGTRYHGSQVQPDQISVQEEMEKCLSLLCKEKISLLFAGRTDAGVHAKEMWAHFDLQNSKVPEKWVYRMNQFLGKDIAVYEIIMARADAHARFDATERSYEYHISTQKNIFSQETSYFLKHKLDIDLMNKACEILKEYEDFEAFSRTHTDVKTFICNIQEAHWKFENSHYIFHITANRFLRNMVRAIVGTMLDIGKGKTSLETFRSIIESKNRSNAGSSAPAKGLFLTKVQYPTTIF, encoded by the coding sequence ATGTCAAATACCCAAAGATATTTTATCAGATTCGCATACAATGGAACACGTTATCATGGCTCTCAGGTTCAGCCTGATCAAATAAGTGTGCAGGAGGAAATGGAAAAGTGTTTAAGCCTTTTGTGTAAGGAAAAAATTTCATTGCTTTTCGCAGGAAGAACAGATGCCGGTGTACATGCAAAAGAGATGTGGGCACATTTTGATCTTCAGAATTCCAAAGTGCCCGAAAAATGGGTTTATCGAATGAATCAATTCTTAGGGAAAGATATTGCCGTTTACGAAATAATTATGGCTCGTGCTGATGCACATGCTCGTTTTGACGCAACAGAGAGAAGTTATGAATATCATATTAGCACTCAAAAAAATATTTTCAGTCAAGAAACGAGCTATTTTTTAAAACATAAATTGGATATAGATTTAATGAACAAAGCATGTGAAATTCTTAAAGAATATGAAGATTTTGAAGCTTTTTCTAGAACCCATACCGATGTAAAAACGTTTATCTGCAATATCCAGGAAGCACATTGGAAATTTGAAAACAGCCACTATATTTTTCATATCACCGCCAATAGATTTTTGAGAAATATGGTAAGAGCCATTGTAGGCACCATGTTAGATATTGGTAAAGGAAAAACAAGTTTAGAAACATTTAGAAGTATCATTGAATCAAAAAATAGATCTAATGCAGGTTCTTCTGCTCCCGCAAAAGGTTTATTTTTGACAAAAGTACAATACCCAACAACCATTTTCTGA
- the clpX gene encoding ATP-dependent Clp protease ATP-binding subunit ClpX — protein sequence MAKKNQCSFCGAHKDDVDILVTGASGQICEMCIVRSKVLLERNGILPSDGDSIMDLDETESEEEINLLQPTEMKSHLDEYVIGQDEAKKRLCVAVYNHYKRLLTKGKDTYDVEIDKSNMLFVGRTGTGKTLMAKTIAKVLQVPFTIVDATVFTQAGYVGEDVESILSRLLQSCNYEVNKAEKGIVFIDEVDKIARKGNNPSITRDVSGEGVQQSLLKIIEGSEVNVPPEGGRKHPDQKYIKVNTHDILFICGGAFDGIEEIIRSRMKKQSIGFGSHSNKQIEGEEVLQYVSPQDVKRFGLIPELVGRLPVVTYLKPLNKEALKSILTEPKNSVIKQYQALFAMDDKELTFTEEALDFIVDKADENKLGARGLRGICEDIMIDLMYDAPKMKKKKILIDKEYAMSKIDH from the coding sequence ATGGCAAAAAAAAATCAATGTTCCTTTTGTGGAGCACACAAGGATGATGTAGATATCCTAGTAACTGGAGCAAGCGGACAAATATGTGAAATGTGTATCGTTCGTTCAAAGGTTTTGTTGGAAAGAAATGGAATTTTACCTTCAGATGGTGATTCTATAATGGATTTGGATGAAACCGAATCCGAAGAAGAAATAAACCTTCTTCAACCCACTGAGATGAAATCTCACCTCGATGAATACGTTATCGGGCAAGATGAAGCCAAAAAACGACTTTGTGTAGCAGTTTATAACCATTATAAAAGATTGCTTACAAAAGGGAAAGATACCTATGATGTAGAGATTGATAAATCGAATATGCTTTTTGTTGGACGTACAGGAACAGGTAAAACCCTTATGGCAAAAACGATTGCTAAAGTTCTCCAAGTTCCTTTCACTATCGTAGATGCTACAGTGTTTACACAAGCAGGATACGTGGGAGAAGACGTAGAAAGTATTTTGAGTAGATTATTACAATCTTGTAATTATGAAGTCAATAAAGCCGAGAAAGGAATTGTATTTATTGATGAGGTAGATAAAATTGCAAGAAAAGGGAATAATCCATCAATTACACGGGATGTATCTGGTGAAGGAGTTCAGCAATCACTTCTTAAAATTATAGAAGGATCTGAAGTAAATGTACCACCAGAAGGAGGAAGAAAACATCCAGACCAGAAATACATCAAAGTAAATACACACGATATCCTATTTATTTGTGGGGGAGCTTTTGATGGAATCGAAGAAATTATCAGATCAAGGATGAAAAAGCAGTCCATTGGTTTTGGTTCACACTCCAACAAACAAATCGAAGGAGAAGAAGTACTACAATATGTGAGTCCTCAAGATGTGAAAAGATTTGGACTGATTCCCGAACTCGTAGGAAGGTTACCTGTAGTAACGTATCTGAAACCACTGAACAAGGAAGCTTTGAAATCAATCCTTACAGAACCCAAAAATTCTGTAATTAAGCAATATCAAGCACTTTTTGCGATGGATGATAAAGAGCTTACTTTTACCGAAGAGGCCTTAGATTTTATTGTAGATAAAGCAGATGAAAATAAACTTGGAGCAAGAGGATTAAGAGGAATCTGTGAAGACATTATGATAGACTTAATGTATGATGCACCCAAGATGAAAAAGAAAAAAATCTTGATTGATAAAGAATATGCAATGAGTAAAATAGATCATTAA
- the clpP gene encoding ATP-dependent Clp endopeptidase proteolytic subunit ClpP: MFPKNEFDKYATKHLGISSQTMHDYKSAIQSSYISPTIIEERQMNVASMDVFSRLMMDRIIFLGTGINDYVANIVMGQLLFLESADPNKDIQIYVNSPGGSVYAGLGIYDTMQYIAPDVSTICTGMAASMGAVLLCAGHEGKRFALKHSRVMIHQPLGGAQGQASDIEITHREIQKLKKELYEIIAQHSGKPYEKVWEDSDRDYWMTSKEALDYGMVDKVLLRENHK; this comes from the coding sequence ATGTTTCCAAAAAACGAATTTGATAAATATGCTACTAAACACTTAGGAATTAGTAGCCAGACCATGCATGACTACAAATCAGCTATCCAAAGCAGTTATATATCGCCAACAATTATTGAAGAACGTCAAATGAATGTTGCTTCTATGGACGTTTTCTCAAGATTAATGATGGATAGAATCATTTTCTTAGGAACAGGAATTAATGATTATGTAGCCAATATTGTCATGGGACAATTATTGTTTTTAGAATCTGCGGACCCAAATAAAGACATCCAAATCTATGTAAACTCTCCTGGAGGATCAGTTTATGCAGGATTGGGAATTTATGATACCATGCAGTATATTGCCCCTGATGTATCTACTATCTGTACAGGAATGGCAGCGAGTATGGGAGCTGTATTACTCTGTGCAGGGCACGAAGGAAAGAGATTTGCTCTAAAACATTCACGTGTGATGATTCATCAACCACTAGGAGGAGCACAAGGACAAGCATCAGATATTGAAATTACTCACCGTGAAATTCAAAAACTGAAAAAAGAACTCTATGAAATCATCGCTCAACACTCAGGAAAACCTTATGAAAAAGTTTGGGAAGATTCTGATAGAGACTACTGGATGACTTCAAAAGAAGCATTAGATTACGGAATGGTAGATAAAGTACTACTCAGAGAAAACCATAAATAA
- a CDS encoding T9SS type A sorting domain-containing protein, protein MIKKLRMLAAFATVFAVNQGFSQSLTCTETATQSGQDASNYITSVYSPSCADTATNGWITEVEVQSVITYGSGSSVYCPSWYNFDIIVNGQTILDGTCDQSVMLSDHGIDLNNIDSIQVKIHNTDPVSDATVTNLTVDYTYIQTTCPPPNELDATTIGTTTATIDFNENGTALLWEYELVNVEAGDTATGTPTNTIIGNSEVSLTSLTPDNDYAIYVRAMCSPDSSMWAGPLNFTTDPTCLPVSNVTIQNITDVSAVAEWISAEDAWEIELINTSASGTFTGNPTVTSITDSTYTFTSLLPETDYSFKVRANCGVVDGNGAWSAAVSFTTDPSCLPPSGLTDTLLTASGITLSWTANDGETEWGIELVNLDNGETQEFEDDYIATTNPTITLTGLAASTDYAVYVNAQCSGTDSSTWIGPLNFQTLCVPFSMPYVDSIDNFAPDCFEIGPMVSGDQWNHYTSNGKSMRAPTRYMTSTQTPIWFTTAEVNYSTGGYLHFDVANTKYSGTANTSLKIEYSTNGGSTWTNLWLQENEDLSTSTSSSFTNAVNPHVWEEKLVLLPTTLVGQTLKFRFTAGKTSGGTYTGANMFVDNIGVRSFSTCEPAFSLTFDSATLTTANFSFIDVADQSQSFYYEAISADLTDTVTGTATASPFTVTGLMSSTSYNMSLTTYCTSDTVNGPSVSFNTDCGIFTSFTENFDNANGADMPNCWGSILANVPASSNASIKITQYSAKSGSYKMDFDHGSQSSSLIPDMILYSPELDSLSDKWMTFWLRGSYNSSSHVRKIEVGYITDITDEDSFVELETITVTGSSYTKYDFKPSDYPNFQGTRIAFRYDWNSSYGVDVYMDDVIWEIAPTCYPPTNVVVDSANANTVFGSFTPADTADTEWFAEIVNLTAGQSVTGVATDTITSTNFAISGLNPNSQYEIYFLTNCGIVQSDWMLNGVDFTTACTAQDSLDEGFENGAPCWSFIANAPSGFVTSAIYNGYAQSSSKSVRLYHSSSANNEEVLAITPELSNMNSGDRKLVFNYRRAYGPVGTLQLGTMTDNTDPATFTELATYPSTSTSYQEVEYGFANYTGTDKYIAFRLKENGTYNYIHIDNVSWEEMDSCATPVNLNVTNLTDVSATLNASSLSLNSQFDFEWINITAGDTFTYTPDTTVLTGATVDITGLLPSTTYEFIVRNTCDSTWTFAETFTTPASYDVVLDGVISPDDNGCMLTASEEVIIGISNNGGQPAFGFDVYYSWDDTTYMLDSTYPDTIASGQSAIYTLTNTFDFSSAQDSTIYIKLVQTNDADTNNNVDNQDITNQGNALVQIVINTGNYAGEYWWNIIDTAAGNTVFNVAQPNGYSNYTDGYTYDVCLFEGVVYSFEAWDDYGDGWNSGTYEVSQCFGNIIINNNGESPDDPTVVPPGTDQLEALEYFSINACPDNDLAIISFDSVSSACGLSASEIGYVSFKNHGNDTVTSASGASIQYSVNGSPMTDVYTFTTPLAPGATAMAALPSVDMSTAGNYTYSFQVLFPADSSAQNNTLTATVVSIPQDTASNNNFDVTQEGWTSGIIQGITNSWEWGVPTTANMAQGTQGKAWVTKLDTNAALNEDSYLLSPCYDFSGYTADVEISMDYIMTTPVSGFSSHYARLQYTTDDNSWTTVDMQPNNFSNNFATSNTWTDAGALITGLAGEPYVRFRFYFRTSFSNPIEGFGVDNIEIKEHVPYTDATLSNLTYNGITVPGFHPDTLNYTVMLPFGTTNIPNVSAVYNAPIVDDIDVDQAPALPGAATVEVTAEDTAFSLLYTVNFEVTPGDTNAYLSDLSYGGNTIAGFDSTITQYTITVPYGTTNFGAFTGTASSNLSNTLIGQLAPGTTLPDTIYANVTAQDPNYTMQYMVIVNEEAPNANAFLSDIQVNGNSVIGFDSTTYNYTYTVPNGATATVLPHLANSLASYTMTPSGTITTFPTTVSIVVTAQDTNVTNTYTVVINEVASDNAFLSDLLVDGTTITGFDSSVYTYNYDTLAYGASIPPITWVTSDPDVDTAYVTIANNTATVTVLAENMTTQKEYFINFFFEDGNTNALLSGITGSFGRLIDAGSNNVTATFDPNTFLYEWCIDKVVNINSIPTLTPTAQEATSTINFVQNFAAIGDTAIIEVTAQDTNYTETYKIILKDCTTGLEDLEEGKVTVYPNPTNGIVNIDVESSITDFEITVYNPLGQIVKQDAYQDQTSVEYDLSEMTNGLYQVVLRDKLTNKVMRTKINVLK, encoded by the coding sequence ATGATTAAAAAACTAAGAATGTTAGCTGCATTCGCAACGGTTTTCGCTGTAAATCAAGGGTTTTCGCAGTCATTGACTTGTACAGAAACTGCTACGCAGTCAGGTCAAGATGCTTCGAATTATATTACCTCGGTTTATAGCCCTTCTTGTGCGGATACAGCAACCAATGGATGGATAACAGAAGTTGAAGTCCAATCAGTGATAACCTATGGCTCAGGATCAAGTGTTTATTGCCCTAGCTGGTATAATTTTGACATCATCGTAAATGGTCAAACCATTTTAGATGGAACCTGTGATCAAAGTGTGATGCTTTCAGATCATGGGATTGATTTGAATAATATTGATAGTATTCAAGTTAAAATCCATAACACAGACCCTGTTTCTGATGCTACAGTAACTAACTTAACAGTTGATTATACGTATATTCAAACAACTTGTCCGCCACCAAATGAATTGGATGCAACGACAATTGGTACAACAACTGCAACCATTGATTTCAATGAAAATGGAACCGCTCTTTTGTGGGAATATGAATTAGTTAATGTTGAAGCTGGAGATACAGCTACTGGAACACCAACAAATACCATTATCGGAAATTCAGAAGTGAGTTTAACTTCACTAACACCAGATAATGACTATGCAATTTACGTTAGAGCAATGTGTTCTCCAGATTCTAGTATGTGGGCTGGGCCGTTGAATTTCACAACAGATCCTACATGTTTGCCAGTATCGAATGTAACAATTCAAAATATCACCGATGTTTCTGCGGTTGCTGAATGGATTTCAGCCGAAGATGCATGGGAGATTGAATTGATTAATACTTCAGCTAGTGGAACCTTTACAGGAAACCCAACAGTTACGAGTATTACAGATTCAACATACACATTTACCTCTCTTTTACCAGAAACAGATTACTCTTTTAAAGTAAGAGCAAATTGTGGAGTAGTAGATGGTAATGGAGCGTGGTCTGCTGCAGTTTCGTTTACAACAGATCCTTCATGTCTTCCACCTTCAGGATTAACGGATACTTTGTTAACAGCTAGTGGAATTACACTTTCTTGGACAGCCAATGATGGTGAAACAGAATGGGGAATCGAATTAGTGAATCTTGATAATGGAGAGACTCAAGAATTTGAAGATGACTATATCGCAACTACAAACCCAACAATTACCCTTACAGGATTAGCTGCATCTACAGATTATGCAGTTTATGTTAATGCACAATGTTCGGGAACTGATTCAAGTACATGGATTGGGCCATTGAACTTCCAAACGCTTTGTGTTCCTTTCTCAATGCCTTATGTAGATTCAATTGATAATTTCGCTCCAGACTGTTTTGAAATTGGACCAATGGTTTCTGGAGATCAGTGGAATCACTATACTTCTAATGGAAAGTCTATGAGAGCTCCTACGCGTTATATGACTTCTACACAAACGCCAATTTGGTTTACAACTGCCGAAGTAAATTACTCAACAGGTGGTTACCTTCATTTTGATGTAGCAAATACTAAGTATTCTGGTACAGCAAACACTTCTTTAAAAATAGAGTATTCTACAAATGGTGGTTCAACATGGACAAACCTTTGGTTACAAGAAAATGAAGATTTATCTACATCTACTTCTAGTTCTTTTACCAATGCGGTAAACCCTCATGTTTGGGAAGAAAAATTAGTTTTGTTACCTACTACATTAGTTGGGCAAACTTTGAAATTTAGATTTACTGCAGGAAAAACTTCTGGAGGAACATATACTGGAGCAAACATGTTTGTTGATAATATTGGAGTACGCTCTTTCTCAACTTGTGAGCCAGCATTCAGCTTAACTTTTGACTCAGCAACGCTTACCACAGCTAACTTTAGCTTTATTGATGTTGCAGATCAATCACAATCGTTCTACTATGAAGCTATTTCAGCAGATTTAACAGATACTGTTACAGGTACTGCAACAGCATCACCTTTTACAGTTACAGGATTAATGTCAAGTACTTCTTATAATATGTCTTTGACAACGTACTGTACTTCAGATACCGTAAATGGACCATCAGTTAGCTTTAATACAGATTGTGGTATTTTCACCTCATTCACAGAGAACTTCGATAATGCAAATGGTGCAGACATGCCAAATTGTTGGGGATCTATATTAGCAAATGTTCCTGCTTCGTCAAATGCATCTATTAAGATTACTCAATATTCTGCAAAATCTGGTTCATATAAAATGGATTTCGATCACGGATCTCAATCAAGTAGTTTGATTCCTGATATGATTCTTTATTCTCCAGAGCTTGACTCACTTTCAGATAAGTGGATGACTTTCTGGTTGAGAGGTAGTTATAACTCAAGTTCACATGTTAGAAAAATTGAAGTAGGATATATTACAGATATTACGGATGAGGATTCATTTGTAGAACTTGAAACGATTACAGTAACAGGTTCATCATATACAAAATATGATTTTAAACCATCTGATTATCCAAACTTCCAAGGAACAAGAATCGCTTTCCGTTATGACTGGAATTCATCTTATGGTGTTGATGTATATATGGATGATGTAATTTGGGAAATTGCTCCTACATGTTATCCACCAACGAATGTAGTTGTAGATAGTGCTAATGCAAATACTGTTTTTGGATCATTTACTCCTGCTGATACTGCCGATACGGAGTGGTTTGCAGAAATTGTAAACTTAACAGCTGGTCAATCAGTAACTGGTGTTGCTACAGATACGATTACTTCAACAAACTTTGCCATTTCAGGACTGAATCCAAACTCACAATATGAAATTTATTTCTTAACAAATTGTGGTATCGTTCAATCTGATTGGATGCTGAATGGTGTTGATTTTACTACCGCATGTACTGCTCAAGATTCTTTAGACGAAGGATTTGAAAATGGAGCACCTTGTTGGTCATTTATTGCAAATGCTCCATCAGGTTTCGTTACCAGTGCGATCTATAATGGATATGCTCAATCAAGTTCTAAGTCGGTTCGTTTATACCACAGTAGTTCTGCTAATAATGAAGAAGTTCTTGCAATAACACCTGAACTGTCTAATATGAATAGTGGTGATAGAAAGCTAGTATTCAACTATAGAAGAGCTTATGGACCAGTTGGAACTCTTCAATTGGGAACGATGACAGATAATACTGACCCTGCTACATTTACAGAGTTAGCAACTTATCCATCAACTTCTACATCTTACCAAGAAGTTGAGTATGGTTTTGCTAATTATACAGGAACAGATAAGTATATTGCATTTAGATTAAAAGAAAACGGAACTTATAACTATATTCATATAGATAATGTTTCATGGGAAGAAATGGATAGCTGTGCTACACCAGTGAATCTTAATGTAACAAACTTAACAGATGTTTCAGCAACCTTGAATGCATCTTCACTTTCATTAAACTCTCAATTTGACTTTGAGTGGATCAATATTACTGCAGGTGATACATTTACTTATACGCCAGATACTACAGTACTGACAGGTGCAACGGTTGATATTACAGGATTACTACCAAGTACGACTTATGAGTTTATCGTAAGAAATACTTGTGATTCTACTTGGACATTTGCTGAGACTTTTACTACACCTGCATCTTATGATGTTGTATTAGATGGAGTGATTAGTCCTGATGATAACGGATGTATGTTAACAGCTTCTGAAGAAGTTATTATTGGAATTTCGAATAATGGTGGTCAACCAGCATTTGGTTTCGATGTGTACTATAGCTGGGATGATACAACATATATGCTAGATAGTACGTACCCAGATACCATTGCTTCTGGTCAATCAGCTATTTATACATTAACTAACACTTTCGACTTTAGTTCGGCACAAGATTCAACAATCTACATTAAGCTTGTTCAAACGAATGACGCTGATACAAATAACAATGTGGATAATCAAGATATCACGAATCAAGGTAATGCACTAGTTCAAATTGTAATTAACACAGGAAACTACGCGGGTGAATATTGGTGGAATATTATCGATACGGCTGCTGGAAATACAGTGTTTAATGTAGCTCAACCAAATGGTTATAGTAACTATACAGATGGATACACTTATGATGTTTGTCTTTTCGAAGGAGTAGTATATAGCTTTGAGGCTTGGGATGATTATGGTGATGGATGGAACTCTGGTACTTATGAAGTTTCACAATGTTTTGGAAATATTATCATAAACAATAATGGAGAAAGTCCAGATGATCCTACTGTGGTGCCACCAGGAACAGATCAATTAGAGGCATTAGAGTACTTCTCAATTAACGCTTGTCCTGATAATGATTTAGCAATCATTTCTTTTGATTCAGTATCTTCAGCTTGTGGATTATCAGCATCTGAAATAGGATATGTAAGCTTTAAAAATCATGGAAATGACACAGTAACTTCGGCTTCTGGAGCATCTATCCAGTATAGTGTAAATGGATCTCCAATGACAGATGTTTATACATTTACAACTCCGTTGGCTCCTGGAGCTACTGCTATGGCAGCTTTACCTTCAGTGGATATGTCAACAGCAGGAAATTACACTTATAGTTTCCAAGTATTATTCCCAGCTGATTCTAGTGCTCAAAATAATACTTTAACTGCAACAGTGGTAAGTATTCCTCAAGACACTGCATCAAATAATAATTTTGATGTAACTCAAGAAGGTTGGACATCTGGAATTATCCAAGGGATTACAAACTCATGGGAGTGGGGTGTTCCAACTACGGCGAATATGGCTCAAGGTACTCAAGGAAAAGCTTGGGTAACTAAATTGGATACCAATGCAGCATTAAATGAAGATTCATATTTATTGTCTCCATGTTATGATTTCTCTGGATATACAGCAGATGTTGAAATCTCAATGGATTATATCATGACAACACCAGTATCAGGGTTTAGCTCTCACTATGCAAGACTTCAATATACCACTGATGATAATAGTTGGACAACAGTAGATATGCAACCAAATAATTTCTCAAATAACTTTGCGACCTCTAATACTTGGACAGATGCAGGAGCATTAATCACAGGATTAGCAGGTGAGCCTTATGTGAGATTTAGATTCTACTTTAGAACATCTTTCAGTAACCCAATTGAAGGATTTGGAGTTGATAATATAGAGATTAAGGAACATGTTCCTTATACAGATGCTACTTTATCAAATCTTACTTATAATGGTATCACTGTACCTGGATTCCATCCTGATACATTGAATTATACAGTAATGTTACCTTTCGGAACAACAAATATTCCTAATGTATCTGCTGTATATAATGCACCTATTGTAGATGATATTGATGTAGATCAAGCTCCAGCATTACCTGGTGCGGCAACTGTAGAAGTTACTGCAGAAGATACTGCGTTTAGCTTACTATATACGGTGAACTTTGAAGTAACTCCGGGTGATACAAATGCTTATCTATCTGATTTATCTTATGGAGGTAACACAATCGCAGGATTTGATTCTACAATTACTCAGTACACAATTACAGTACCTTATGGTACAACAAACTTTGGTGCCTTCACTGGAACAGCATCGTCTAATTTGTCTAATACACTAATTGGTCAATTGGCTCCGGGAACTACCTTACCAGATACTATTTATGCAAATGTAACTGCGCAGGATCCAAATTATACAATGCAGTATATGGTAATTGTGAATGAAGAAGCACCAAATGCGAATGCGTTCTTATCTGATATTCAAGTGAACGGTAACTCGGTAATTGGATTCGATTCAACAACGTACAACTATACGTACACGGTACCAAATGGAGCTACAGCTACTGTACTTCCTCATTTAGCAAATTCATTGGCGAGTTATACAATGACACCTTCAGGAACGATTACAACGTTCCCAACAACGGTTTCTATTGTGGTTACAGCTCAAGATACGAATGTTACAAACACGTACACAGTAGTTATCAATGAAGTTGCTAGTGATAATGCATTCTTATCAGACTTATTAGTTGATGGAACAACAATCACAGGATTTGATTCTTCGGTTTATACTTACAACTATGATACATTAGCTTATGGAGCATCTATTCCACCAATCACGTGGGTAACTTCAGATCCTGATGTTGATACAGCTTATGTAACAATAGCGAACAATACAGCCACGGTAACCGTACTTGCTGAGAATATGACTACTCAGAAAGAGTATTTCATTAACTTCTTCTTCGAGGATGGAAACACAAATGCACTATTATCTGGTATAACAGGTTCGTTTGGTAGATTAATCGATGCTGGATCGAATAATGTTACGGCAACTTTTGATCCTAATACATTCCTATATGAGTGGTGTATTGATAAAGTTGTAAACATTAACTCTATTCCTACGTTGACTCCTACAGCTCAAGAAGCGACATCTACCATAAACTTCGTTCAGAATTTTGCAGCAATTGGAGATACAGCAATCATCGAGGTAACAGCTCAGGATACAAACTATACGGAAACGTATAAAATCATCCTGAAAGACTGTACTACTGGATTAGAAGATCTTGAAGAAGGTAAGGTAACAGTTTATCCGAACCCTACAAATGGAATTGTAAATATCGATGTAGAATCGTCTATCACAGACTTCGAAATCACAGTTTACAACCCACTAGGGCAAATCGTTAAACAAGACGCTTACCAAGATCAAACTTCTGTAGAATATGATTTAAGTGAAATGACTAACGGTCTTTACCAAGTTGTCCTAAGAGACAAATTGACTAATAAAGTCATGAGAACAAAAATCAATGTTCTTAAATAA
- the gpmI gene encoding 2,3-bisphosphoglycerate-independent phosphoglycerate mutase, whose amino-acid sequence MSSKCALLILDGWGIGNQKQSDAVYHSNTPFFKKMISQYPDATLRTDGNFVGLPDGQMGNSEVGHLNIGSGRVVFQELVKINNSISSGAIAENETLLQLKKLAKNAPNKRIHLMGLVSDGGIHSHINHLKALINILDENSTEIFLHAFTDGRDTDPNGGKDYIRSLIEYIEDKPSCNLSSIIGRYYAMDRDNRWERIKKAYDLLVHQDGAVFDSAEEVFTHSYQNNITDEFILPSIIKSEKDSRIKEGDIVLCFNYRTDRCREISIALSQKDLPEYNMRKLNIEYFTMTNYDEKFENVNVIFKKNNLNNTLGEVISNNGKTQLRIAETEKYPHVTFFFSGGREQEFDGEKRILINSPKVATYDLQPEMGAQEIKDATIQHIQSEEASDFICLNFANPDMVGHTGVYEAVQKAVETVDSCLSELVPELIAQDYQIIVIADHGNAEFMINEDGSKHTAHTTNPVPVILANSEQKSINNGKLADIAPTILKIMGIEQPSEMDGVPLF is encoded by the coding sequence ATGTCTTCAAAATGTGCTTTGTTAATCCTAGATGGGTGGGGAATTGGGAATCAGAAACAGTCTGATGCCGTTTACCACTCCAATACGCCTTTCTTTAAAAAAATGATTTCTCAATACCCAGATGCTACTTTAAGAACCGATGGAAATTTTGTAGGCTTACCCGATGGACAAATGGGAAACTCAGAAGTTGGACATTTAAATATCGGATCGGGTAGAGTGGTTTTTCAAGAATTGGTAAAAATTAATAATAGTATTAGCTCTGGAGCAATAGCAGAAAACGAAACCTTACTTCAACTCAAAAAACTCGCTAAAAATGCTCCCAACAAAAGAATTCACTTGATGGGATTAGTTTCTGATGGAGGAATTCATTCTCATATCAACCATCTAAAAGCTTTGATTAATATTTTAGATGAAAATTCAACCGAAATCTTCCTTCATGCCTTTACAGACGGACGAGACACCGATCCAAACGGAGGAAAAGACTATATTCGTTCTCTAATAGAATATATAGAAGATAAGCCTAGCTGTAATTTATCTTCAATAATAGGAAGATACTATGCGATGGACAGAGACAACCGCTGGGAAAGAATTAAAAAAGCTTATGATTTATTAGTTCACCAAGATGGAGCCGTTTTTGATTCCGCCGAAGAAGTCTTTACACACTCTTATCAAAATAATATAACAGATGAATTTATTTTACCATCTATAATAAAAAGCGAAAAAGACTCCCGTATAAAAGAAGGAGATATTGTTTTATGCTTTAATTATAGAACGGATCGATGTAGAGAAATTTCTATTGCATTGAGTCAAAAAGACCTTCCTGAATACAATATGCGTAAGCTGAATATTGAGTATTTCACCATGACTAATTATGATGAAAAATTTGAAAATGTAAATGTGATCTTCAAAAAGAACAACCTCAACAATACGCTTGGTGAAGTAATTTCCAACAACGGTAAAACACAATTAAGAATTGCCGAAACGGAGAAATACCCACATGTGACTTTCTTTTTTAGTGGAGGAAGAGAACAGGAGTTTGATGGAGAAAAAAGGATTTTAATAAACTCCCCAAAAGTAGCCACCTATGACTTGCAACCAGAAATGGGCGCTCAAGAAATAAAAGATGCAACCATCCAACATATCCAATCAGAAGAGGCATCGGATTTTATTTGTTTGAATTTCGCCAACCCAGATATGGTGGGACACACAGGTGTTTATGAAGCCGTACAAAAAGCAGTGGAAACGGTAGATTCTTGCCTATCCGAGTTGGTTCCAGAGTTAATTGCTCAAGATTATCAAATAATCGTAATTGCCGATCACGGAAATGCGGAGTTTATGATTAATGAAGACGGTAGCAAGCATACCGCACATACCACAAACCCAGTTCCTGTAATTTTAGCAAACAGTGAGCAAAAGAGTATTAATAATGGAAAATTGGCAGATATTGCACCCACAATTCTGAAGATTATGGGAATCGAACAACCTTCAGAAATGGATGGAGTTCCTTTGTTTTAG